TCCGCACGGCTCCTCCTCGACCCCGAGCAGTTCCAGGTCGTCCAGGTCGCGGACGAGACGCTCGACAGCGGCAAGGGCACGCCGCCGCGCGGCCCGATCCTCGGCATCCCGTACGCCCCCGACCGGCTGCCCAGTGCGGACGAGGCGGGCAAGGCGAAGCGCTGGGCGGTCTGCGAGCAGCCCGGCGGCGGCGCGGGCGCCAGCGTCCAGAAGGCGACCTTCCTCTTCGCCGAGCGGGACCTGAAGCTCACCGAGGACGGCCACCGGCTCAAGGACGGCGAGGTCCTGTACGTCAGGGGGCAGACCGGCGCGGCCCAGTTCCTCGTCGACCACACCGGCACCAAGTACCCGCTGAAGACGGAGACCACCGGACTTCTCACCGCGCTCTTCGGCCTCCACGAGGAGCCGCAGCCGGTCACCGACGACTGGCTCGCCACGCTGAAGACCGGCGACCCGATCGACTTCCCGCGCATCGAGAGCGACCAGGTCGGCCGCACCACCGAGATCCCGGGCTCGACCCTGTCCGAGACCGAGAGCCGGATCGGCAACGTCCTCGTCGCGCCGACCGGCTCGGGGCCCCAGCACTACGTCGTCCTCGCCGGCAAGGTGCAGCCGGTCACGCCGTTCACCGCCTGGCTGCTCATCAACTCCCCGCAGACCAGCTCCCTCGACATGGACGGCAAGGCCACCCCCGCCAACGCCTCCGACTTCGTCCCCGACCCGACCGTCTTCCACGCCGGCGCGAACTGGCCGAAGGCGAGGTCCAAGAAGGCCAACTCCGTCGCGGGCACCGAAGCCCGCGACACCGTCTGCAGCGTCCTCACCCACGTCGGCGAACAGGGCCAGACGACCCTCACGACCTGGGCCGGTCCCCAGTACCCCGCCGACATCAGCGCGGGCGGCAGCAGCACGTACGTCACCCCCGGCACCGGCCTGCTCTACACCCAGATCCAGGGCAAGCAGAAGGCGCCCGGCGGCTCGCTGTTCCTCGTCACCGACACGGGCCTGCGCTACGCGGTCCAGGCCAACGGCGACAGTGATTCCGCCCGTTCCGAGATCGGCACCGGGGCCAAGGACAAGCCGACCGACGGGCGCCCGGAACCCAGCGACGCCCAGAAGCGTCTCGGCTACGAGAAGGTCGTGCCGGCCCGGGTCCCCATCGAATGGTCCGAGTTCCTTTCGAAGGGCCCCCGGCTCGATGCCAACAGCGCGCGTCAGCCGCAGGGTTCCTAGGGGGTGGCACCGGTGACGAAGAACCACCGCGCGACGACCCGCGGCGTGTCCCGCACGCCGTCCCCCACACCGTCCCGGATCTCGTCCCGCACGGCAGCGCTGCTGACGGCGGGCGCCCTCACCGCGCTGCTCGCGGCCCCCGGCGCGGCCTCGGCCGCGGCGGAGCCCCGTGACGCTCCCGGCGGCGGCCCGGTCCTCGACGGCAGCGGCGAGTGCACCTTCCCCATGAAGAAGCAGATCGCGGACATCCCCTGGCCGCTCCAGCGGGTCCTCCTCGACGAGCTGTGGCAGGACACCAAGGGCAAGGGCGTCCGGGTCGCGGTCATCGACACGGGCGTCGACGACGTCAACCCCCAGCTGCGGACGGCCGTCGACGTCAAGGCCGGCAAGGACTACCTCAAGCCCGACAAGGAGAACCCCGGCTTCGGCGACGAGCAGCGCGGCAAGACCGACGGCACCGTCGACCAGGTCGGCCACGGCACCAAGGTCGCCGGCATCATCGCCGCCCGCCCCCGCCAGGGCACGGGGTTCGTCGGGCTCGCGCCCGAGGCGACGATCATCCCGATCCGGCAGAACGACGAGAAGAACAGCGGCAAGTCCGACACGATGGCGCAGGCCATCAAGTGGGCCGTCGACAAGGGCGCCCACGTCATCAACATCTCGCAGGACACCACCCAGCCGCTCGGCCCCGACTCGCCGATGGCCAAGGCGGTCGCCGACGCGATCAGGAAGGACGTCGTCGTCGTCGCCTCCGCCGGCAACGACGGCATGGACGGCAGTTTCAAGAAGACCTACCCGGCCGCCTTCCCCGGCGTCCTCGCCGTCGCCTCCTCCGACCGGAACAACGAGCGCGCCGCCTTCTCCCAGGCCGGCGACTTCGTCGGGGTCGCCGCACCCGGCGTCGACGTCGTCTCCACGGTCCCCGGCGGCGGCCAGTGCGTCGACAACGGCACCAGCTTCTCCGCGCCGTACGTCGCCGGTGTCGCCGCCCTGCTCCGCGCCGAGCACAAGGACTGGAGCGCGGCCCAGATCGTCGCCCGGATCGAGCAGACGGCCGTCCGCTCGGTCGACGGACGCGACAACTACGTCGGTTGGGGTGTGGTCGACCCGGTGCGGGCGCTCGCCGACACCCCGGGGACGCCGCCCACGGCGCCCACGCCCGACCCGCGGCCGCCCAGGCCGGCGGCTCCCGAGCCGGCGGCCCTGTCGCTGTCGGAGACGCCCCAGGAGCGCTCCGAACGGCTCGCCACCTACACGTTGGGGATCGGTGTCGTCCTGGTGGCCGTGGTCGCCGGGACCGCCACCGTGATCCGCGACAGCCGACGTCGGAGGGGGGCTCGTTGACCGGCGTGTCGGTCAAGTATCCCGACCCTCCTTTGCAGTTGGAACTGCCGCCGTCAATGGCTAAAGTGACCGCTGGGCGCACGGCAGTGCGATCCCAGCACGGGGGCGGCATCAGAAGATTCCCGTCCGCATCACGACCGGATGGCCCGACGGCCCCGCCGTCGACGTCACCGAAGGAAGAAGGGGCAAGATGTCGAAAGACCTGAACGTAACCAGTGCCGAACAAGTCAAGCTCGCCGGCCGGATCCAGGACTTCTCCGACGAGCTGCAGTCCCGCATCACGTCCCTCAACAGCGTGGTGGACCGCGTTCAGGCGGGCTGGCAGGGTGCTGCGAGCAAGGAGTACGACCGGGTCCAGAACGACCTGAACCAGCGGCTGCGCAGCATGCGCCAGGAGCTCTCGAACCTCGAAGAGATGATGCGCATGAGCGCCGACGGGTTCTCGCGCGAGGAGGAGGACCGTCTGCGGTCCTTCCGCTCGATGGACACCGGCGGCGGTGCCGGCGGCGGCGGCAACCAGAGCGCCATTCTCGGCGTCTGAGCCACTCGACCAGTCCTCCGCGCCACTCTCACTCCAGGAGTCAACACCATGACCACTGCGGTCAATTACGACACCGTGACGCAGGCGGCGGCCGACACCCGCCTGACCTCCACCACCCTCACCCAGAAGCTCGACGACCTCATGGCCGAGGTCAACCGCGTCGCCAACAACTGGGAGGGTGAGGCCAAGATCGCGTACCGCGAGACCCAGGACCGCCTGACCCGCGACATGGCCGGCATGAACCAGGACCTGGCGCGCATCGCCCAGCTCCTCGACGAGTCGGTCATCGGCTACCAGGACACCGACCGGGGCAACGCCGCCCGGTTCCGCATGTGACATCCCGCGGACGTACATGAGGGGGTGGCCCGTCTCCGGACGGGCCACCCCCTCACGCGTGTCCGGGAGCTACCGCAGGTCGAACTCGCCGTCCCTGGCCCCGAGGACGAACGCGTCCCACTCGGCCTTCGTGTACCGGAGCACCGTGTCCTTGTCGAGGGACGAACGCATCGCCACCGCCCCCTCGGGCAGCCGGGCGATCTCCACGCGCTCCTCGTCCGGGCTCGTCCCGGGAGCGCCCTCCCACACGACGCCGGAGATGTCGAGCGCGTACAGCTCGTCCTTCTGACGCTGCTTCTCGGCGGCCAGAGCGGCGTCCGCGGCGCCGTCGGCCCCGGTCGTCCTCGTGTCTGCGTCGGTCATCGGCGCGTTCCCTTCGCGGTGGTACGGCGGTCCCTCCCACAGTAGTGGGACCGCCGTACCCGGTCGGCGGGAATGCCCCCGCCCGTCCGGCCCGCTCCGTCAGTGCTGTTCCGGCAGCCAGCCCAGCTGCACCAGCGGCGCGCCCCGCTTCCGCGACACGAACGTGCCCCGGCCCGGAGGCATCGGCCGCGCCCGGACGTTGCCGAGGATGTCGCCCTCCTGCGGATCGCCGGAGAGGATCACGCCCTGCGCGCCCAGCTCCTTCACGCGCTGCATGAACGGCTCGTACATCGCCCGGGAGGCGCCACCGGCGCTGCGCGCCACGATGAACCGGATGCCGACGTCCCGCGCGAACGGCAGGTTCTCCACCAGGGCCGCCAGCGGGTTCCCCGAGTTGGTCGCCACCAGCTCGAAGTCGTCGACCAGCACGTACAGTTGCGGACCCGTCCACCAGCTGCGGTCGCGCAGCTGCTGCGGTGTGATGTCGGGCTTGGGCGCCCGCTTCGTCATCACCGTGTTGATCGCCTCCATGTGCATCTGCATGGCGGAGGCCATCGGCGCGTACTCCAGGAGGTGCGAGGGCGCGACCGCCTCCAGCATCGTCCGGCGGTAGTCGCCCACCACGATCCGCGCCTGCTCCGGCGTGTAGCGCTCGCACAGCTGCTTGGCGATGAGCCGCAGCAGCGCCGTCTTGCCGGACTCGCTCTCGCCGAAGATCAGGAAGAACGGGTCGGACTCGAAGTCGACGAACACCGGCTCCAGGTTCGTCTCGTCGATGCCGATCGCGATGCCGTGCTGCGGGTACTCGAAGCCCTTCGGCAGCCGCTCCGCGGGCAGCTTGCGCGGCAGCAGCCGAACCGCCGGCGCCGGAGCCCCGGTCCAGGACGCCTGTACCGACCGTACGAAGGCAGCCGTGCCGTCCGACAGGTCGGCGCCCGAGCTCGATCCGTCGATCCGCGGCAGCGCGCCCATGAAGTGCAGCTTCTCGGGCACCTGGCCGCGGCCCGGGACACCGGGCGGCACGTTCGCCGCGACCTTGCGGTCGAACTCGGAGTCCATGACGTCACCGAGCCGCAGTTCGAGCCGGCCCAGCATCTGGTCCTTCAGCGCCGCGCGCACCTCCATGTACCGGGAGGCGGTGATCACCACGTGGATGCCGTAGCCGAGACCGCGCGCGGCGATGTCGGAGACGATCGGCTCCAGCACGTCGTAGTCGTTGCGGAAACCGCCCCAGCCGTCCACTACCAGGAAGACGTCGCCCCAGGCCTCGCCGGGCAGCTCGCCCGCGGCCCGCTTGCGCCGGTAGGTCGCGATCGAGTCGATGGAGTGCGAGCGGAAGAACTCCTCGCGCCGGTTCAGGACGCCCATCACCTCGGCGACCGTACGCCGCACCCGCTCCGGGTCCAGGCGCGACGCCACTCCGCCGACGTGCGGCAGGTCGGCGAGCGACACCATGCCGCCGCCACCGAAGTCCAGGCAGTAGAACTGCACCTCGGCCGGGGTGTGGGTGAGCGCGAACGAGGAGATGAGCGTGCGCATGATCGTCGACTTGCCGGACTGCGGACCACCCACCACCATCATGTGGCCCGCCGCACCGGAGAAGTCCCGGTACAGCACCTCGCGGCGCTGCTCGAACGGCTTGTCGATGAGGCCGAGCGGCACCGTGAGCCCGCCCTGACGCGTGTACTCGGTCGCCGTCAGCCCCCGGTCCGCGGTCTGCGCGAGCCCCGGGAGCAGCTGGTCGAGCGACGGCGCCTGGTCGAGCGGCGGCAGCCACACCTGGTGAGCGGGCACGCCCTGGCCCTCCAGCCGGCGCACGATCACGTCGAGGACGGTGTCCGCGAGCGCGTCGTCCTCCTCCGCCCGCTGCTGCGCGAGGTACGCCGGGTCCGGGGCCGCGTACACGACGGGCACCGGCGCCGCGGTGAACAGCGCGGGACGCCGCTCCACCGGCATGTGCCCGATCTCCAGCCGCGGCCCGCCCGTCCGGTAGGTGCCCGAGACGTACGCCGCCTTGAAGCGGGTCATCTCGTCCGTGCCGAACTTCAGATAGCCCGAACCCGGCACCGAGGGCAGGTGGTACGCGTCCGGCACACCGATCGCCGTACGCGACTCCGCCGCCGAGAAGGTCCGCAGACCGATCCGGTACGAGAGGTACGTGTCCAGGCCGCGCAGCTTGCCCTCCTCCAGGCGCTGCGAGGCGAGCAGCAGATGCACACCCAGGGAGCGGCCGATCCGGCCGATCTGGATGAACATGTCGATGAAGTCCGGCTTGGCGGTGAGGAGTTCGGAGAACTCGTCGATCACGAGCACCAGCGAGGCGAGCGGTTCCAGCGGGGCGCCCGCCGCGCGCGCCTTCTCGTAGTCGTGGATGTTGGCGTAGTTGCCGGCCGACCGCAGCAGCTCCTGCCGTCGCTGCAGCTCACCACGGATCGCGTCACCCATGCGGTCCACGAGCGTCAGGTCGTCCGACAGGTTGGTGATGACCGCCGCCACGTGCGGCATCTGCGACATGCCCGCGAAGGTCGCACCGCCCTTGAAGTCCGCGAGGACGAAGTTCAGCGTCTCCGAGGAGTGCGTCACCGCGAGACCGAGCACCAGCGTCCGCAGCAGCTCCGACTTTCCGGAACCCGTGGCGCCCACGCACAGACCGTGCGGGCCCATGCCCTCCTGCGCGGCCTCCTTGAGGTCGAGCATGACCGGCTGGCCGTCCTCGCCGACACCGATCGGCACCCGGAGGCGCTCGGCCACCGAACGGGGCCGCCAGGTCCGCGCCACGTCCACCGACGCCGCGTCGCCCAGGTTCAGCAGATCCGTGAAGTCCAGATTGGCGAGCAGCGGCTCGTCGTCGTCCCCGCCGCCCATCTTCAGCGGGGCCAGCTGACGGGCCAGCGCCTCCGCGGCCGGCAGCGAAATACCGTCCGGCAGACCCTCGTACGCGAAACCCCCACCCGACTCCAGCCGCAGCCGGCCCGGCCGTACGACCACCGAGAGGCCACCGCGCGGCTCGTCGAGGTCACCGGAGACGACCTCCACGATCGTCACGCCCTGCAGGCCCTCGGCCGCCGCGAGCAGCGAGTCCGGCGGCACCAGACCACCGCGGGTGGAGTCGGAGTCCAGGACCACGACCACGTGCGGCTGGTCGAGCACCGGCTGGTTCTCCCGGGAGAACCGCGGCCGGCCGTCCAGCTTCGAGCGGACCAACTGCTCCAGCTCAGCGAGGTCGTCGCCGAACAGACGCTTCGTACCCGCCCCGTCGACCTGCCCCGGCACCTGTGTGTGCGGAAGCCACTTCGTCCAGTCCCAGCGCTCCTGCGCCGGACGGGCGGCGACCACCGCGAGCATCAGGTCCTCGGGGGAGTGCAGGGTCACCAGCTGCGTCACCAGCGCCCGCGCCGCCGCCTGCGCCGACTCCGGCTCACCGGAGACCGTCACGTGGTAGAACGCCCGCATCGAGACGGCCATCGGCAGCCCGTCCAGCGTGCCGTGCACCGCGAGGAACTGCTGCATCGCACCCGCGCACAGCGGCTCCAGCTCGTCCACCGGAGCCGTGTCCGGCGCCACGAGCGGCGTCGCCAACTGCTGCGCCCCGAGCCCTATCCGCGCCTGCCCGAAGTCGTGGTCGCCGACCCGGCGTTCCCACACCCGGGAGCCCTCGGCCACGACCGACCACAACTGCTCCGGCGACGGGTGCAGATACAACTGCGCGTCCCGCTGCTTGTGGGCCGTGCGCCGGACCGTACGCCGGGTCTGCGCGAGGTATTTGAGGTAGTCGCGGCGGACATCGGACATTTGCCCCTGCGTACCGCGACGGAATCTCACGAACTGGGCGACGGCCATCGCGACCGTCGAGGCGAGCATCAGCGTGCCCATGATCCGCATGATCGGCGACGGCGTCATGAAGAAGAACACCACCGAGGAACCCATGCCGAGCATCGGCAGGAGCTGCATCAACGCCGACTCCTGCTGTCCCCGCGGGAGTTCCGGCGGAGACTCCAGGACCAGTTCCCCACCGGGCACTTCCGGCGGAAGAGACCTCGGCGGGCGTTTGACGACGATCTGGCTCACCGGCGCATCAATCCCTCGTTGGAGGCGGGCTCGTGGCGGGAGCATCCGCCCGGCACCCCTGTCGGCAGCCGGGCACACGGACTTCCCCCATGGGACGGCGATCCTACTTGCAGCCCTCACCCGCCGTCCCCGGTAGGGTGGCGCGCGCATCGTGCGCAACCGCGAATCAGGGGGTCCAGACACGTGAGTACGACCGCAGCGACCGGTTTCTGCCGCGTCACCGTCGTGGCGCCGGACAGTCGCATCGACGTCGCGCTCCCCGAGGACATCGCCGTCGCCGACGTCTACCCGGAGATCCTGCGCCTCACCGGACAGACACAGCCCGCCGGGACGCCCACGGGCTACCACCTGGTCCGCCGGGACGGATCCGTCCTCGACGGGGCCCGCACCCTCGCGGCCCAGCAGGTCCTCGACGGCGAGGTGCTCTCCCTGCGCCCGTTCGCCCAGTCCCTGCCGCCGGCCGTCTACGACGACGTGTCCGACGCCGTCGCCTCCGCCGTCACCCGTGACCGGCACCTGTGGAGCGACGAGCTGCTGCGCGGCGCCGGACTCCTCGGCGGAGTGCTGCTCCTCGTCCTGATGGGCTTCGTGCTCTGGTTCGCCGACCCGGTCCGGCACGACATGCACAGCCTGCCCGGGATCATCGCGGGCGCCGCCGGATTCCTCCTCACCGCCTTCGCGGGAGTACGCGCCCGCGTGTACGGCGACCGGGCCACCGCCGTCGCCCTCGGCCTGGGCGCGCTGCCGCTGCTGCTCATCGCCGGCTCCGGCATCGTCGGCCCCGACGCCGGCCAGGGACCCGGCCGCCTCCAGTTCCTGCTGGGCTGCGTCACCGTCCTGGTCGCCTCGGTCGCGCTCGTCGCGCTCACCCCCAGCGGCGACGCACCCTTCGTCGCCGCCACCTTCCTCGCCACCGTCGGCACCCTCGCGACCTTCGCGGCGATCCTCACCGAGTCCACCGCCACCGAGACGGCCGCCGCCTGCGCCCCCGTCGCCATCGGCCTCGTCGCCTTCCTTCCTGGTCTCTCCGCCCGCTTCGCCCGGCTCCCCATCGGCTACGCCGCCCCCCGCAGCGCCGCCGACGACGAGTTCCACGGCGACCCGCAGCAGCCGTCCGGCGACGACCACCAGCCCGTCGACGGCGAGCGCATCGCGCTCCAGGCCCGCCGCGGCCACGAGATGCTCCTCGGCCTCGTCGGCGGCTGCGCCGCGGTCGTCGTCGGCTCCGCCGCGGTCCTCGGCTTCGCCGGAAACGTCTGGGGCCAGCTCCTCGCCCTCGCCGCCGGCCTGGCGATGCTGCTGCGCGCCCGCCTCTTCCGCTACACCTCGCAGGTCGTCTGCGTCCTGGTCGCCGGCATCGCCGCCATCGCGCTGCTCGTCCTCGGCCTCTCCCTGAACCCGCCGGCGGACCTGGTCAAGGACCTCCTCATGTACGGCGACCGGGGCGGCCTCGACATCCGTACGATCTGGCTCACCGCGTCCGTCGCCGCCGGAGCCGCGCTGATCACCGCGATCGGCCTGATCATCCCGAGGAAGGGCCTCTCCCCGTTCTGGGGCCGCCTCCTCGACCTCGCCGAGGGCTTCGTCCTGCTCTCCCTGGTCCCGCTCTGCCTCGCCGTCCTCGACGTCTTCTCCACCGTCCGGTCCTTGACCAGCAAGTAGAGGTCTGCTCCGGGGGCGCTCCGGCGAGCTGGTACGCTGTGTGACGGCCGTTTGTGTACGCGCTCCCGGAATCCTCTGGAAGCTGCGCCCATCGGACCTTCGCCCGTCGAGTCACGGAAGCTTCCCCTGAGATCAAGACCAGGGGCACTCACGGGCGCACGAATACCTAGAGGAGATCCGCGTGGCTCTCGACGCCGCTGTCAAGAAGCAGATCATGACCGAGTTCGGCACCAAGGAGGGCGACACCGGCTCCCCCGAGGTCCAGGTCGCCATGCTGTCCCGTCGCATCTCGGACCTGACCGAGCACCTCAAGCAGCACAAGCACGACCACCACTCCCGTCGTGGTCTGCTCATCCTGGTCGGCCAGCGCCGCCGCCTGCTGCAGTACCTGGCCAAGAAGGACATCGCGCGCTTCCGTACGCTCGTCGACCGGCTCGGCATCCGCCGCGGTGCGGCCGGCGGCGCCAAGTAAGTCGCCGTTGAGGGAGCGGTTCCCCCTTTCAGGGGGCCGCTCCCTTTGCTGTACGTGCACAAAGTGCGCATCGGCCCGTAGGCTGGTCGCACAACCCCCATAACGACGAGCGAGGAGCCGCCGGCTCGCCGCCGGTCCTCGGTAGTGGCCCCCGGAACGAATCCCCGGGTGCTTCGATCGAAGACCGGCCAGCACCCGAGGCGCGCTTCTCCGCCACCGTCGCACACCGTCCCCGGCCACACGGGCCCCGGACGCAAAGACGAACACGTAGGAGAAACCGCTAGTGGAGAACGAGACCCACTACGCCGAGGCCGTCATCGACAACGGCGCCTTCGGTACCCGCACCATCCGCTTCGAGACCGGCCGTCTGGCCAAGCAGGCCGCCGGCTCCGCCGTCGCCTACCTGGACGACGACACGATGGTCCTTTCGGCGACCACCGCCTCGAAGCGCCCCAAGGACCAGCTCGACTTCTTCCCCCTCACGGTGGACGTCGAGGAGCGGCAGTACGCGGCCGGCAAGATCCCCGGCTCCTTCTTCCGCCGGGAGGGCCGCCCCTCCGAGGACGCGATCCTCACCTGCCGCCTGATCGACCGCCCGCTGCGCCCCTCCTTCAAGAAGGGCCTGCGCAACGAGATCCAGATCGTCGAGACGATCATGGCGCTCAACCCCGACCACCTGTACGACGTGGTCGCGATCAACGCCGCCTCGGCGTCCACGATCCTGGCGGGCCTGCCCTTCTCCGGCCCCATCGGCGCCACCCGCGTCGCCCTGATCAAGGGCCAGTGGGTCGCCTTCCCGACGCACACCGAGCTCGAGGACGCCGTCTTCGACATGGTGGTCGCCGGTCGCGTCCTGGAGGACGGCGACGTCGCGATCATGATGGTCGAGGCCGAGGCCACCGAGAAGACGATCGAGCTCGTCAAGGGCGGCGCCGAGGCGCCGACCGAGGAGGTCGTCGCCGCCGGTCTCGAGGCCGCGAAGCCCTTCATCAAGACCCTCTGCAAGGCCCAGTCGGACCTCGCCGCCAAGGCCGCCAAGCCCACCGGCGAGTTCCCGGTCTTCCTGGACTACCAGGACGACGTCCTGGAGGCGCTCACCGCCGCCGTCAAGGGTGAGCTCTCCAAGGCGCTCACCATCGCCGGCAAGCAGGAGCGCGAGGCCGAGCTCGACCGCATCAAGGAGCTCGCCGCCGAGAAGCTCCTCCCGGCCTTCGAGGGCCGCGAGAAGGAGATCTCGGGCGCCTACCGCGCGCTGACCAAGAAGCTGGTCCGCGAGCGCGTCATCAAGGACAAGGTCCGCATCGACGGCCGTGGCCTCACGGACATCCGTACGCTCGCGGCCGAGGTCGAGGCCATCCCGCGCGTGCACGGCTCGGCGCTGTTCGAGCGTGGCGAGACCCAGATCCTGGGCGTCACCACCCTCAACATGCTCCGCATGGAGCAGCAGCTGGACACCCTCTCCCCGGTGACCCGCAAGCGCTACATGCACAACTACAACTTCCCGCCGTACTCCGTCGGTGAGACCGGCCGCGTGGGCTCGCCCAAGCGCCGCGAGATCGGCCACGGCGCCCTCGCCGAGCGCGCCATCGTGCCGGTCCTGCCGACCCGCGAGGAGTTCCCCTACGCGATCCGTCAGGTGTCCGAGGCCCTCGGCTCCAACGGCTCGACGTCGATGGGCTCGGTCTGCGCCTCCACCATGTCGCTGCTGAACGCCGGTGTGCCGCTCAAGGCCGCCGTCGCCGGTATCGCCATGGGTCTGATCTCCGAGGAGATCGACGGCCAGACGCACTACGTCGCCCTCACCGACATCCTCGGTGCGGAGGACGCCTTCGGCGACATGGACTTCAAGGTCGCCGGCACGAAGCAGTTCGTGACCGCGCTCCAGCTCGACACCAAGCTCGACGGCATCCCCGCCTCGGTCCTGGCCGCCGCGCTGAAGCAGGCCCGCGACGCGCGTCTGCACATCCTCGACGTGATGAACGAGGCGATCGACGTTCCGGACGAGATGTCCCCGAACGCGCCGCGCATCATCACCGTCAAGATCCCGGTGGACAAGATCGGTGAGGTCATCGGCCCCAAGGGCAAGATGATCAACCAGATCCAGGAGGACACCGGCGCCGAGATCACGATCGAGGACGACGGCACCATCTACATCGGTGCCCAGCAGGGCTCGCAGGCCGAGGCCGCCCGCGCCACGATCAACGGCATCGCCAACCCGACCATGCCTGAGGTCGGCGAGCGCTACCTGGGTACGGTCGTCAAGACCACCACCTTCGGTGCCTTCGTCTCCCTGCTCCCGGGCAAGGACGGCCTGCTGCACATCTCGCAGATCCGCAAGCTCGCCGGTGGCAAGCGCGTGGAGAACGTCGAGGACGTGCTCGCGATCGGCTCCAAGGTCCAGGTCGAGATCGCCGAGATCGACCAGCGCGGCAAGCTGTCCCTGATCCCCGTGATCGCGGACGACGAGAACGCCGCCGCCGACGACAAGGGCGACACCGACCAGTGACGTCCCGTAGTCCCCGCGCGACGGCCCGCCCCTCCTCGGAGGGGCGGGCCGTCGCCCGTACCCAAACGCTTCTCCCGGGCAGGGACGGCATCGGCACGGTCCGTCGCACGACCCTCCCCGGCGGCCTCCGGATCGTCACCGAGACCCTTCCGTCCGTGCGCTCCGCCACCTTCGGCATCTGGGCGCACGTCGGATCCCGCGACGAGACCCCGGCGCTCAACGGCGCCACCCACTACCTGGAGCACCTCCTCTTCAAGGGCACCCACAAGCGGTCCGCCCTCGACATCTCCGCCGCGATCGACGCGGTCGGCGGCGAGATGAACGCCTTCACGGCGAAGGAGTACACCTGCTACTACGCCCGGGTCCTCGACACCGACCTGCCGCTGGCGATCGACGTCGTCTGCGACATGCTCACGGGCTCGCTCATCCTCGACGAGGACGTGGACGCCGAGCGCGGCGTCATCCTCGAAGAGATCGCGATGACCGAGGACGACCCCGGTGACGTCGTGCAC
This sequence is a window from Streptomyces sp. NBC_00691. Protein-coding genes within it:
- a CDS encoding DUF397 domain-containing protein, which encodes MTDADTRTTGADGAADAALAAEKQRQKDELYALDISGVVWEGAPGTSPDEERVEIARLPEGAVAMRSSLDKDTVLRYTKAEWDAFVLGARDGEFDLR
- a CDS encoding WXG100 family type VII secretion target — translated: MTTAVNYDTVTQAAADTRLTSTTLTQKLDDLMAEVNRVANNWEGEAKIAYRETQDRLTRDMAGMNQDLARIAQLLDESVIGYQDTDRGNAARFRM
- a CDS encoding WXG100 family type VII secretion target, encoding MSKDLNVTSAEQVKLAGRIQDFSDELQSRITSLNSVVDRVQAGWQGAASKEYDRVQNDLNQRLRSMRQELSNLEEMMRMSADGFSREEEDRLRSFRSMDTGGGAGGGGNQSAILGV
- the eccB gene encoding type VII secretion protein EccB; this encodes MASRRDELNAYTFAKKRTVAAFLQPSPSGTEEGAPKPLRAVLPGLIVAALVVAGFGAWGMFKPQAPKGWDTPGTRVIVGKQSTTRYVILQTGKDKDAKTLLHPVLNLASARLLLDPEQFQVVQVADETLDSGKGTPPRGPILGIPYAPDRLPSADEAGKAKRWAVCEQPGGGAGASVQKATFLFAERDLKLTEDGHRLKDGEVLYVRGQTGAAQFLVDHTGTKYPLKTETTGLLTALFGLHEEPQPVTDDWLATLKTGDPIDFPRIESDQVGRTTEIPGSTLSETESRIGNVLVAPTGSGPQHYVVLAGKVQPVTPFTAWLLINSPQTSSLDMDGKATPANASDFVPDPTVFHAGANWPKARSKKANSVAGTEARDTVCSVLTHVGEQGQTTLTTWAGPQYPADISAGGSSTYVTPGTGLLYTQIQGKQKAPGGSLFLVTDTGLRYAVQANGDSDSARSEIGTGAKDKPTDGRPEPSDAQKRLGYEKVVPARVPIEWSEFLSKGPRLDANSARQPQGS
- the mycP gene encoding type VII secretion-associated serine protease mycosin; the encoded protein is MSSRTAALLTAGALTALLAAPGAASAAAEPRDAPGGGPVLDGSGECTFPMKKQIADIPWPLQRVLLDELWQDTKGKGVRVAVIDTGVDDVNPQLRTAVDVKAGKDYLKPDKENPGFGDEQRGKTDGTVDQVGHGTKVAGIIAARPRQGTGFVGLAPEATIIPIRQNDEKNSGKSDTMAQAIKWAVDKGAHVINISQDTTQPLGPDSPMAKAVADAIRKDVVVVASAGNDGMDGSFKKTYPAAFPGVLAVASSDRNNERAAFSQAGDFVGVAAPGVDVVSTVPGGGQCVDNGTSFSAPYVAGVAALLRAEHKDWSAAQIVARIEQTAVRSVDGRDNYVGWGVVDPVRALADTPGTPPTAPTPDPRPPRPAAPEPAALSLSETPQERSERLATYTLGIGVVLVAVVAGTATVIRDSRRRRGAR
- the eccCa gene encoding type VII secretion protein EccCa — encoded protein: MSQIVVKRPPRSLPPEVPGGELVLESPPELPRGQQESALMQLLPMLGMGSSVVFFFMTPSPIMRIMGTLMLASTVAMAVAQFVRFRRGTQGQMSDVRRDYLKYLAQTRRTVRRTAHKQRDAQLYLHPSPEQLWSVVAEGSRVWERRVGDHDFGQARIGLGAQQLATPLVAPDTAPVDELEPLCAGAMQQFLAVHGTLDGLPMAVSMRAFYHVTVSGEPESAQAAARALVTQLVTLHSPEDLMLAVVAARPAQERWDWTKWLPHTQVPGQVDGAGTKRLFGDDLAELEQLVRSKLDGRPRFSRENQPVLDQPHVVVVLDSDSTRGGLVPPDSLLAAAEGLQGVTIVEVVSGDLDEPRGGLSVVVRPGRLRLESGGGFAYEGLPDGISLPAAEALARQLAPLKMGGGDDDEPLLANLDFTDLLNLGDAASVDVARTWRPRSVAERLRVPIGVGEDGQPVMLDLKEAAQEGMGPHGLCVGATGSGKSELLRTLVLGLAVTHSSETLNFVLADFKGGATFAGMSQMPHVAAVITNLSDDLTLVDRMGDAIRGELQRRQELLRSAGNYANIHDYEKARAAGAPLEPLASLVLVIDEFSELLTAKPDFIDMFIQIGRIGRSLGVHLLLASQRLEEGKLRGLDTYLSYRIGLRTFSAAESRTAIGVPDAYHLPSVPGSGYLKFGTDEMTRFKAAYVSGTYRTGGPRLEIGHMPVERRPALFTAAPVPVVYAAPDPAYLAQQRAEEDDALADTVLDVIVRRLEGQGVPAHQVWLPPLDQAPSLDQLLPGLAQTADRGLTATEYTRQGGLTVPLGLIDKPFEQRREVLYRDFSGAAGHMMVVGGPQSGKSTIMRTLISSFALTHTPAEVQFYCLDFGGGGMVSLADLPHVGGVASRLDPERVRRTVAEVMGVLNRREEFFRSHSIDSIATYRRKRAAGELPGEAWGDVFLVVDGWGGFRNDYDVLEPIVSDIAARGLGYGIHVVITASRYMEVRAALKDQMLGRLELRLGDVMDSEFDRKVAANVPPGVPGRGQVPEKLHFMGALPRIDGSSSGADLSDGTAAFVRSVQASWTGAPAPAVRLLPRKLPAERLPKGFEYPQHGIAIGIDETNLEPVFVDFESDPFFLIFGESESGKTALLRLIAKQLCERYTPEQARIVVGDYRRTMLEAVAPSHLLEYAPMASAMQMHMEAINTVMTKRAPKPDITPQQLRDRSWWTGPQLYVLVDDFELVATNSGNPLAALVENLPFARDVGIRFIVARSAGGASRAMYEPFMQRVKELGAQGVILSGDPQEGDILGNVRARPMPPGRGTFVSRKRGAPLVQLGWLPEQH